From the genome of Palaemon carinicauda isolate YSFRI2023 chromosome 6, ASM3689809v2, whole genome shotgun sequence, one region includes:
- the LOC137643100 gene encoding probable cyclin-dependent serine/threonine-protein kinase DDB_G0292550, whose translation MIKEALIECTEVIKLSETSCTGYVNLFTPIIYYRFTNDNVIPSDMCGIFLGGYGCNTTQLERDWSIQIHEVKPPVVHIVLPDPSDPTMKVLHISDMHLDPLYVPGSNADCPEALCCRQESGAPATADAEAWFWGDYRDCDSPPWMIENMLGHIRSEHQVSWCTPDPDNQPEGFKADWLYGALADQWAKVIPDLDISTVLYVSADAVIPQPQVEIPTAQNPVVSEDSAAFQAIQLDDRMSEVSDSTEKGLLGECQEEELCQAPQVEEEEIDEVSVTSVPDPEPVPSTWSGDWKDAHLAFSVGKLEANIAERQFGEELPKLSEVLLRREQETKGSFAASMLLQLTLETMASDPKIQDMFMNDNDYFNNNNNNNNNNNNNNNNNNNIDNNNNIDNNNNNNNYNNNNNNNNNNNNNNNNNNNNNNNNNNNNNNNFKNNNNNNNNNSNNVKINNNNNNNNNNNNNNNNNNNNNNKNNIKINDNNNNNNNNNNNNINNNNYDNYNDYFKINNNNNNNNNNNNNNNNNNNNDNDYFNNNNNNNNNNNNNNNNNNNIDNNDNINNNDNNNYNNNNNNNNNNNNNNNNNKNNNNNNNNNNNNNNNNNNNNNNNINNNFNNNNNNNNNNNNNNNNNFKINNNNNNNNNNNKYNNNNNNNNNNNNNNNNNNNNNFINNNNNNNNNNNNNNNVKINNNNKNNNNNNNNNKNNIMNNNNNNNNNNNNYFYNNNNNNNNNNNNNNNNNNNKNNDNNNFKINNNNNNNDNNNNKNNNNNNNINNNNNNNNNNNFKINNNNNNNNNNNNNNNKNNNNDNNNNNNNNNNNNNNNNNNIFYNNNNNNNNNNNNNNNNNKINNYLKINNNNNNNNNNNNNNNNNNNNNNNNNNNFYNNDNNINNNNNNNNNNNNNNN comes from the exons CCCAGTGACCCAACAATGAAGGTATTACACATATCTGATATGCACTTGGACCCTCTATATGTTCCCGGATCGAATGCGGACTGTCCTGAAGCACTTTGCTGCAGACAGGAATCGG GAGCTCCAGCCACTGCGGATGCAGAGGCGTGGTTTTGGGGTGATTATCGTGACTGTGACTCCCCTCCCTGGATGATCGAAAATATGCTGGGTCACATCAGGTCTGAACACCAG gtgtCCTGGT GTACCCCAGACCCTGATAACCAGCCAGAAGGGTTCAAAGCTGATTGGTTGTACGGGGCGTTAGCTGATCAATGGGCCAAAGTGATTCCAGACCTGGACATCTCCACGGTGCTATATG tatcggctgatgcagtcatcccccagcctcaggtggagataccaactgcccagaatccggtggtTTCTGAAGACTCGGCCGCCTTTCAAgctatccaattggacgataggatgtcggaggtgtcggattctacagagaagggcCTTCTAGGAGaatgtcaagaggaggagctgtgccaggctcctcaagtagaagaggaagaaatcgatgaggtgtcagttacatcggttccggacccagaacctgttccctctacatggTCTg gagactggaaggacgcACACCTtgccttctcagttgggaagctggaagctaatattgctgaacgtcagttcggtgaggaactccctaagctgtcggaggttctcttgcgcagggagcaagagacgaagggaAGTTTTGCAGCATCGATGTTGTTGCAattgacattagaaacgatggcaagtgaccccaagatccaggacatgttcatg aatgataatgattattttaataataataataataataataataataataataataataataataataataataatattgataataataataatattgataataataataataataataattacaataataataataataataataataataataataataataataataacaataataataataataataataataataataataataataataattttaaaaataataataataataataataataatagtaataatgttaaaattaataataataataataataataataataataataataataataataataataacaataataataataaaaataatattaaaataaatgataataataataataataataataataataataataatattaataataataattatgataattataatgattattttaaaattaataataataataataataataataataataataataataataataataataataataatgataatgattattttaataataataataataataataataataataataataataataataataataataatattgataataatgataatattaataataatgataataataattacaataataataataataataataataataataataataataataataataataaaaataataataataataataataataataataataataataacaataataataataata ataataataatattaataataattttaataataataataataataataataataataataataataataataataattttaaaattaataataataataataataataataataataataaatataataataataataataataataataataataataataataataataataataataataataattttattaataataataataataataataataataataataataataataatgttaaaattaataataataataaaaataataataataacaataataataataaaaataatattatgaataataataataataataataataataataataactatttttataacaataataataataataataataataataataataataataataataataataataaaaataatgataataataattttaaaattaataataataataataataatgataataataataataaaaataataataataataataatattaataataataataataataataataataataattttaaaattaacaacaataataataataataataataataataataataataataaaaataataataatgataataataataataataataataataataataataataataataataataataacattttttataataataataataataataataataataataataataataataataataataaaattaataattaccttaaaattaataataataataataataataataataataataataataataataataataataataataataataataataataacaatttttataacaatgataataatattaataataataataataataataataataataataataataataac